In Spirochaetota bacterium, the sequence TGTCCTTGTTTCGCGGTTTGTGCGTGATATGACGCCAATTTTACAGAAGGATCCAATTTTGCCTGTTGGCTCGCTTGTGCTGCTTACCACAGGGGAAGTGGCTCAGGTACAGGAATTGCATTCAACCGGTGACCTGCGCCCAATTGTAAAAATATTGACAAACGACAAACAGCAAAAAATTGCACGTCCCTTTACTGTTGACCTTACTATGGACAGTACACGGTCTGTTAAAAGAATACTCCCTCGTTAAAGTTGTGGCGATAGCTCATTTAAGAAATCCCTCTATGGCAATACAGATACTGATGATAGTAACACAGATGCCCTCAAACCATGTAACTTGGAGTTTTTTTGATTATATGCTTAAACTATTTGTTTTATTGCATCATAGATAAAATACAATCCAAATGCATACAGCATAATTACAGTAATAAATCCTACGGTTTTGGTAAATTTTGCTCCAAGAAATGAAGCCCCTGCAAATGAAAGCATGGATAATATCAAAAGCCATATGTAATCACAGACAATATGTAGAAATGAAAATGCAGCTAACCCAATTGAGCCAAATATAATTCCTTTTTGTATAAGCGACAGGCCTATGGTTAGCCACCATACGTAAAAATATGGATTAAAAGCTGAAAGGATTATGCCATCTAAAAGTGGTGTATATGTAGTGATGGTTGTATTTGCTTTTACACTTTGTGCAGTTAACGTTGCAAGTATCACCAGCACTATCCCCCCTGACAACGTTATGTATGAAGTTATGTTAGCAAATTGCATGATAACCTGTATTCCAGCAAACAGGGCAATGATTACAGGCAATTCGATGATAGCATGACCTGTAGATACAAGCAAGCCGGCATACTTAGAACGTGTGCCATGATTTATTGTTACTGCACTCATTGGACCTGGAGCCATAACCCCGGACAAGGATACAGTAAGTGTAATAAATGCAAATTCAATAAATGAAGGCTGTGCTATCATAGTGTAAATAGTATACCAACAGTTATTTTGAATTCCAAAGTTATCAGTATGTGCATATTTTAAAAATCATTTTTTTAAAAAATATACTAAAACAGGTTCAACATGACTTTTTTACTTTATTCTATAACTTATTACAAAATTGCATTATTGTAGTAAGACTATAAGTTTTATCTGCTGTTTTGTTAATTCAAATTTAAATATATTTTAAATAAATTTTGTAAAGTTCAGCTTGATTTTAATGTAATATATGCTATATTAGTTTACGATGATTAATACAGGGTTATTACCATGAAAAATGCACAATTATTCATCTACCGAGAATATGAAGAGCCTTTTCAATGTGCAACACTGCCACAGGTTGATGAATGTGACAGGCTTGTTGCTGCAATCAAATATTTTGGAGTCTTGATTCCTGCTGAAATATTTGATGAGGATAGAGGTATATAATTAAAAAATACACCATAAATGCTGTATCTGTGATGTATAGTTCTTGACATTTCTCCATATCTCTCCAGCATTCCTTCTTAATTTGTAACAAAAAAAATATCGTGGCTATTATAATATGATTAAAATCTGTGCCATCAGTGATATCCACCGTGGATATAAAAATATATATCGTCTGCAGCCTGAGATTGAATCCAGTGATATTGTTGTTATTGCTGGGGATTTGGCACCACTGAAATGGTATACACGCTGGGAACTGTATAAAAGAGCTATCGCCCAGATAAATAAACCAATTTTGGCTGTTCATGGAAATTGGGATGGGAAAAAAATTCAGGAGTTTTTAGCACCGTATTCAATACATGCTGGTTTTGCGGTTGTTGAGGATGTAGGTTTTTTTGGTGTTGGCGGTTCAATAAAAACTCCATTGCACACACCGGTAGAATATTCCGAGGAAGAAATATATGAGTTTATGTGCAGAGGGTTTGAAAAGATACAGCATCAGCCGGTAAAAGTGTTGCTGTCGCATAACCCGCCAAAGAACGTGTGTGACAGGACTATTTTTAAGACTCATGCTGGCAGTGTGGCAATTGCTAAATTTTGCACTGAATATAATATTGATGTATGTATTTGCGGGCATATTCATGAAGCGCATGGTGTTGCACGGCTTGGGAATACCACTGTAGTGAATGCAGGAGCGTTGAAAAGCGGATACTATGCATCAATTTGTGTGGCACGCAATGGGGTTGAAGCAGTCATAAAGCGCTTGTAACGCAGTTACAGCTTGTGAATGGGGAATACCGTTTGTTTGATATAATCAACCACATCCCGTGCATATGTAAAACATTGTTCTTTAGTTAATCCTCCAATGTTGTAAGGGTTATCGTATAATGAACCGGCATCCATTTCCGGGCCATACATCATACCGCCAATAACTCCCATAAAATTATCCATAGGTTGTATGCCTGCAAATGTTGCCCAGGCAAGTGTCCATAATGCTGCGGTCTTATACAGATTATATCCACCTCCTCCAGTAGCAAGTATTTTTGGGGAAAACTGTTTTATGATCTGTAAAACTTTTACATAGCCATTGCTGGTAAGGTTTAAATGTGCCAAAGGGTCATCCTTATGGCTATCGCCACCAACCTGAACACATACAATATCGGGTTTAAAGCTTTGTAATAACGGCGGAACAATTTCTTCAAATGCATACACAAAAATTTCGTCATCTGTATCCTTTAAAAGAGGGATATTGACGTTATACCCATATCCGGGCCCCTGGCCAATTTCATTTTCAAAACCGGTTCCGGGAAATAAAAACTGGCCACTTTCATGAATTGATATCGTAAGAACTCTGTTGTCATCATAAAATGCACTTTGCACTCCATCACCATGATGGACATCAATGTCTATATATGCACATGTAAATCCTTTATTTATAAGGTAGTGAAGGGCAATGGCTATATCGTTGATGTAACAAAATCCTTCGGCGTGATCACGCATTGCATGGTGAAAACCGCCAATTGGGTTAAAAGCAAATAATGTGTCAGTATGGGCAAGTTTCTGAGCACCCAGGAATGTGCCGCCTGATGCCTGCAGTGAAAAACTATATACTCCTTTGAATATAGGATTATCATGAGTTCCAAGGCCGTATGTTAAAAGGTTTATGTCAAATTGGCCATGCTCGCATGATTTTAGAGCCTGAATGTAATCGGGGGTGTGGAATAGATAAAGCAAATCTTCTTCAAGGAAAGGATGTTCAAGAATCTGGGTATCGTCAAGCAATCCATACCGGTGTAATAGATCCATCATCTGTTTTGCGCGCATTGGTTTGAATGGATGAGTAGGGGAATATTCAACCTGCGCTAGTTCTTCTGAATAGAAAAAGATATTTTTCATAGT encodes:
- a CDS encoding acetoin utilization protein AcuC, which codes for MKNIFFYSEELAQVEYSPTHPFKPMRAKQMMDLLHRYGLLDDTQILEHPFLEEDLLYLFHTPDYIQALKSCEHGQFDINLLTYGLGTHDNPIFKGVYSFSLQASGGTFLGAQKLAHTDTLFAFNPIGGFHHAMRDHAEGFCYINDIAIALHYLINKGFTCAYIDIDVHHGDGVQSAFYDDNRVLTISIHESGQFLFPGTGFENEIGQGPGYGYNVNIPLLKDTDDEIFVYAFEEIVPPLLQSFKPDIVCVQVGGDSHKDDPLAHLNLTSNGYVKVLQIIKQFSPKILATGGGGYNLYKTAALWTLAWATFAGIQPMDNFMGVIGGMMYGPEMDAGSLYDNPYNIGGLTKEQCFTYARDVVDYIKQTVFPIHKL
- a CDS encoding metallophosphoesterase, which encodes MIKICAISDIHRGYKNIYRLQPEIESSDIVVIAGDLAPLKWYTRWELYKRAIAQINKPILAVHGNWDGKKIQEFLAPYSIHAGFAVVEDVGFFGVGGSIKTPLHTPVEYSEEEIYEFMCRGFEKIQHQPVKVLLSHNPPKNVCDRTIFKTHAGSVAIAKFCTEYNIDVCICGHIHEAHGVARLGNTTVVNAGALKSGYYASICVARNGVEAVIKRL
- a CDS encoding LysE family translocator, which encodes MIAQPSFIEFAFITLTVSLSGVMAPGPMSAVTINHGTRSKYAGLLVSTGHAIIELPVIIALFAGIQVIMQFANITSYITLSGGIVLVILATLTAQSVKANTTITTYTPLLDGIILSAFNPYFYVWWLTIGLSLIQKGIIFGSIGLAAFSFLHIVCDYIWLLILSMLSFAGASFLGAKFTKTVGFITVIMLYAFGLYFIYDAIKQIV